From a single Streptomyces liliifuscus genomic region:
- a CDS encoding VWA domain-containing protein: protein MGEAPSTLDELARRAGKWLSLSAAATQRHTAAVAADRFDRITWRDTYEQSAALRELAEELNERYDHTHRDVYDHTHRDAYGRTHQDAHGRSRQDAHGRPSARPSTHTTDLLTDVFLAAYKVNPRLRERTEMDASRLVNHQVITSLVESPEFAELRRETAGDPYAAAMAVLAQATALRRMLEATRDAQDKAEQAREAQQDTERAATTVAEALQQAAAETAETAGAAEADEDGAAPTPDGAAAVQRTIEAAEAAQAAAGQAAQSAAQALTTAAPGIRAAARHAAAKAAEGARAEAALMRAWGVGPGELERMPFDRRARLAERLRTSRLAEWAELIGRFRQMADGERARRVENATGELVGVTLGNDLSRVIPSELANLGLPALRAVFAARYAAGELMLYDSQGEQTTGRGAIIACVDTSHSMYEAGPGGITREAWAKACALALLDQARHAGRDFVGILFSAADKLKVFRFPADRPADIAHVLDFAETFLGGGTSYQRPLSAAGGLLEEEFNDAARMRGDIVMLTDDDCGVTQEWMRGWNDAKHRLGFRVFGVAIGAPRVAEADSVLDALCDNLRAVEDLTDVHAAADLFRVI, encoded by the coding sequence ATGGGTGAGGCACCGAGCACGCTCGACGAACTGGCCCGCCGGGCCGGGAAGTGGCTGAGCCTGTCCGCCGCCGCTACCCAGCGGCACACCGCGGCCGTGGCCGCGGACCGGTTCGACCGGATCACCTGGCGCGACACCTACGAGCAGTCGGCCGCACTGCGCGAACTGGCCGAGGAACTGAACGAGCGGTACGACCACACTCACCGGGACGTCTACGACCACACTCACCGGGACGCCTACGGCCGAACGCACCAGGACGCCCACGGCCGCAGCCGCCAAGACGCCCACGGCCGCCCCTCCGCCCGCCCCTCCACCCACACCACGGACCTCCTGACCGACGTGTTCCTGGCCGCGTACAAGGTCAACCCGCGGTTGCGCGAGCGCACGGAGATGGACGCCTCCCGGCTGGTAAACCACCAGGTCATCACGTCACTGGTGGAGTCACCGGAGTTCGCCGAACTGCGCCGGGAAACGGCCGGCGACCCCTACGCCGCCGCCATGGCCGTCCTCGCCCAGGCCACCGCGCTGCGCCGGATGCTGGAGGCCACCCGGGACGCCCAGGACAAGGCCGAGCAGGCGAGAGAAGCCCAGCAGGACACCGAACGCGCGGCGACCACCGTCGCCGAGGCACTCCAGCAGGCAGCCGCCGAGACCGCCGAGACCGCCGGGGCCGCCGAGGCCGACGAGGACGGCGCCGCGCCGACCCCGGACGGCGCCGCCGCCGTACAACGGACGATCGAAGCCGCCGAGGCGGCCCAAGCCGCCGCGGGGCAAGCAGCCCAAAGCGCCGCACAAGCCCTCACCACAGCAGCCCCCGGTATCCGCGCAGCCGCGCGGCACGCGGCGGCGAAGGCAGCTGAGGGCGCCCGCGCCGAGGCCGCGCTGATGCGGGCATGGGGCGTCGGCCCCGGCGAACTTGAGCGGATGCCGTTCGACCGACGGGCCCGCCTCGCCGAGCGGTTGCGCACCAGCCGTCTCGCCGAGTGGGCCGAACTCATCGGCCGTTTCCGGCAGATGGCCGACGGCGAGCGCGCCCGCAGGGTGGAGAACGCGACCGGCGAGCTGGTCGGTGTCACGCTCGGCAACGACCTCTCCCGCGTCATCCCCTCCGAGCTGGCCAACCTCGGCCTGCCCGCCCTGCGTGCGGTGTTCGCCGCGCGCTACGCCGCCGGGGAGCTGATGCTCTACGACAGCCAGGGGGAGCAGACCACCGGCCGGGGCGCGATCATCGCGTGCGTGGACACCTCGCACTCCATGTACGAGGCAGGGCCCGGCGGAATCACCCGGGAGGCCTGGGCCAAGGCGTGCGCCCTGGCACTCCTCGACCAGGCCCGCCACGCGGGGCGTGACTTCGTCGGCATCCTGTTCTCCGCCGCCGACAAGCTCAAGGTCTTCCGCTTCCCGGCCGACCGGCCCGCAGACATCGCCCATGTCCTCGACTTCGCGGAGACCTTCCTCGGCGGCGGCACCAGCTACCAGAGGCCGCTGTCGGCGGCCGGCGGCCTGCTGGAGGAGGAGTTCAACGACGCCGCCCGTATGCGCGGTGACATCGTGATGCTCACCGACGACGACTGCGGCGTCACCCAGGAGTGGATGCGCGGCTGGAACGACGCCAAGCACCGGTTGGGCTTCCGGGTCTTCGGCGTGGCCATCGGCGCCCCGCGCGTCGCGGAGGCCGACTCGGTCCTGGACGCCCTGTGCGACAACCTCCGCGCCGTCGAGGACCTCACCGACGTCCACGCCGCCGCCGACCTCTTCCGCGTGATCTGA
- a CDS encoding VOC family protein, producing MSHAQRHPNTSELPTTTVQLNHTVVHATDRHLSAEFLAAVLELKVGAPFGPFLPIDLGNGVTLDYYAFRDGPIQPQHYAFLVPDTRFDAMIARLDVLGVTYYADPSHTEPGRTNDLFGGRGAYFADPDGHNMEIMTRPYARP from the coding sequence ATGTCACATGCCCAGCGGCACCCGAACACCTCCGAACTGCCCACGACCACAGTCCAGTTGAACCACACCGTCGTCCACGCGACGGACCGGCACCTGTCGGCGGAGTTCCTCGCCGCGGTCCTGGAGCTGAAGGTCGGCGCCCCCTTCGGGCCCTTCCTGCCCATCGACCTCGGCAACGGCGTGACCCTCGACTACTACGCGTTCAGGGACGGGCCCATCCAGCCCCAGCACTACGCGTTCCTCGTGCCCGACACCCGCTTCGACGCCATGATCGCCCGCCTGGATGTCCTCGGCGTCACGTACTACGCGGACCCGAGCCACACCGAACCCGGCCGGACGAACGACCTGTTCGGCGGCCGTGGCGCCTACTTCGCCGACCCGGACGGCCACAACATGGAGATCATGACCCGGCCGTACGCCCGTCCCTGA
- a CDS encoding M4 family metallopeptidase: MSRTRHIRGSRLATVGISAAATTLLAGALAPSAVTADGPTRDTVLGNAAAVLADQAARLGLTSAQDTEARDVVVDADGTQHVRYDRTYRQLPVLGGDFVVHLTADGDYRAADRATTRPLSLASITPSVSAPKAADLAAAALRLANVGETLRRITAKPQLVVDALHGTPRLAWRTEAGGKDSLGNPVARVVLTDAVTGKQIDAWDSIETATGDGRSLYSGKVPLETTRSGSTYQLSDPTRGNTYTGDTKNKTDSCILIICYQRAPAPVLTDTDNHWGTGATSSRASAAVDAQYGTDTTWDYYKNVHGRTGIAGDGKGSYNRVHYGSAYNNAFWDDSCFCMTYGDGDGKTFGPLVSLDVAGHEMSHGVTSKTAALTYSGEPGGLNEATSDIFGTLVEFYAKNPADPGDWRIGEKIVKSGFGRSALRYMDQPSKDGNSADCWTSAVGDLDVHYSSGVANHFAYLLAEGSGPKTIGGVAHNGTTCNGAKVTGIGKAKLGAIWYRALTVYMTSSTKYAGARVATLSAAKDLYGAGSAEYRAVGAAWSAVSVN; the protein is encoded by the coding sequence ATGAGTCGGACACGGCACATCCGAGGCTCGCGCCTCGCCACCGTCGGTATATCGGCGGCGGCCACCACTCTGCTGGCGGGGGCGCTGGCCCCGAGCGCGGTGACGGCCGACGGACCGACCCGGGACACCGTCCTCGGCAACGCGGCGGCGGTGCTCGCCGACCAGGCCGCCCGACTGGGCCTCACCTCCGCACAGGACACCGAGGCCCGTGACGTGGTCGTCGACGCGGACGGCACACAGCATGTGCGCTACGACCGGACGTACCGCCAACTCCCCGTGCTGGGCGGCGACTTCGTGGTCCACCTGACGGCGGACGGCGACTACCGGGCCGCCGACCGGGCCACCACGCGTCCGCTCTCCCTCGCGAGCATCACACCCTCGGTGTCCGCCCCGAAGGCCGCCGACCTGGCCGCCGCGGCACTGCGCCTGGCGAACGTCGGCGAGACGCTTCGCAGGATAACGGCCAAGCCCCAGTTGGTCGTTGACGCCCTGCACGGCACTCCCAGGCTGGCCTGGCGCACCGAGGCCGGGGGCAAGGACTCGCTCGGCAACCCCGTCGCCCGCGTGGTCCTCACCGACGCGGTGACCGGCAAGCAGATCGACGCCTGGGACAGCATCGAGACGGCGACCGGTGACGGCCGCTCCCTCTACAGCGGCAAGGTCCCGCTGGAGACGACACGGTCCGGTTCGACGTACCAACTCTCCGACCCCACACGGGGAAACACGTACACGGGCGACACGAAGAACAAGACGGACTCCTGCATCCTCATCATCTGCTACCAGCGTGCTCCCGCGCCCGTTCTCACCGACACCGACAACCACTGGGGAACCGGGGCGACTTCGAGCCGTGCCTCGGCGGCGGTGGACGCGCAGTACGGCACCGACACCACCTGGGACTACTACAAAAACGTCCACGGGCGCACCGGTATCGCGGGCGACGGCAAGGGCTCGTACAACCGGGTGCACTACGGCAGCGCGTACAACAACGCGTTCTGGGACGACAGTTGCTTCTGCATGACGTACGGGGACGGTGACGGGAAGACCTTCGGGCCGCTGGTGTCCCTGGACGTGGCCGGGCACGAGATGTCGCACGGCGTGACGTCCAAGACGGCGGCGCTGACGTACTCGGGCGAGCCCGGCGGTCTGAACGAGGCGACGTCGGACATCTTCGGCACGCTGGTGGAGTTCTACGCCAAGAACCCCGCCGACCCCGGGGACTGGCGGATCGGCGAGAAGATCGTGAAGTCCGGCTTCGGCCGCTCCGCCCTGCGCTACATGGACCAGCCCTCCAAGGACGGCAACTCCGCGGACTGCTGGACCTCCGCGGTCGGTGACCTGGACGTCCACTACTCCTCGGGCGTGGCCAACCACTTCGCGTACCTGCTCGCGGAGGGCAGCGGCCCGAAGACCATCGGCGGCGTCGCCCACAACGGCACGACGTGCAACGGCGCGAAGGTGACCGGCATCGGCAAGGCCAAGCTCGGCGCGATCTGGTACCGGGCACTGACGGTCTACATGACGTCGTCGACGAAGTACGCGGGCGCGCGGGTCGCCACGCTGAGCGCGGCGAAGGATCTGTACGGGGCGGGAAGTGCGGAGTACCGGGCGGTGGGGGCGGCCTGGTCGGCGGTGTCCGTGAACTGA
- a CDS encoding gamma-glutamylcyclotransferase family protein, protein MSGRLPFFVYGTLRPGEHNHDLFLRGRTRSEVPGRLTGAVLYDGPGYPYAVEEPGGVVCGELVTADPDQYGQLLGVLDRLEEYAPGDPGNLYERVAREVTREDGTDVRAWVYVAAPTVAAALRARGRRIDGGDWRTR, encoded by the coding sequence GTGAGCGGCCGACTGCCCTTCTTCGTCTACGGGACCCTGCGCCCCGGCGAGCACAACCACGACCTCTTCCTGCGCGGCCGTACGCGCTCGGAGGTGCCGGGGCGGCTCACCGGCGCGGTGCTCTACGACGGTCCGGGCTATCCGTACGCCGTCGAGGAACCCGGCGGCGTGGTGTGCGGGGAGCTGGTCACGGCCGACCCCGACCAGTACGGCCAACTCCTGGGCGTCCTCGACCGGTTGGAGGAGTACGCACCGGGCGACCCCGGCAACCTCTACGAGCGCGTGGCCAGAGAGGTGACCCGCGAGGACGGCACGGACGTACGGGCCTGGGTGTACGTGGCGGCCCCCACGGTTGCGGCAGCGCTGCGGGCGCGGGGCAGGCGCATCGACGGGGGCGACTGGCGGACACGCTGA
- a CDS encoding SpoIIE family protein phosphatase produces the protein MDRLGDGLLLGVLDATPACVGILDPELRYLYVNPALARLSGKPAHEHLGRAVEEVLPFTGRGKGVLREVLADGRSREGINDGVTLSGAGLEHHSWRGAYHRLEADGDVVGVAVVIMVINGVRHQHRELERVRKRLALLDRAATRIGTTLRVDDTCAELADFLSSELADMAAVMMYPAPHGSEHLPEHRPPPERHGPILLRMAGVAAVPHLQDYLVEISAIVGEQLRYRHGSSVQRCLAGGRPVVENQLSAEELSRSIPDMEHFPAHRAVGVHSDLVVPLTARGNLMGVVVLVRVGDSPPFEHQDVVMAQDLVGRAAIGLDNARRYAREHGIAVELQRALLTEGLCPHPGIEVATRYLPAGDSALVGGDWYDVIPMPRRRTLLAMGDVMGHGVEAAVAMSHYRAMLRVVAAEDLPPHTVLEHLDELITRSGTDRPATCLLVLADPPSGECLYTSAGHLPPAILDADDRVSLFPVPVGPPLGTGFGGYETVTGCCAPDRTLLLYTDGLVERREQDVDEWLGRLTRQRLPSSRSLEDQLAVLLAGLVPGGTAEDDVAVLAARLRP, from the coding sequence ATGGACCGCCTGGGTGACGGACTGTTGCTGGGGGTGCTGGACGCGACCCCCGCCTGTGTCGGCATCCTCGATCCCGAACTCCGCTATCTGTACGTCAACCCGGCGCTGGCCCGACTCAGCGGGAAGCCGGCCCATGAACACCTGGGCCGGGCCGTCGAGGAGGTACTTCCGTTCACCGGCCGAGGCAAGGGCGTACTGCGTGAGGTGCTCGCCGACGGGCGCTCCCGCGAGGGCATCAACGACGGCGTGACGCTCTCCGGGGCGGGCCTGGAACACCACAGCTGGCGCGGCGCGTACCACCGGCTCGAGGCCGACGGGGACGTCGTGGGCGTGGCCGTGGTCATCATGGTGATCAACGGCGTACGGCATCAGCACCGGGAGCTGGAGCGGGTACGGAAACGGCTGGCGCTGCTGGACCGCGCCGCCACCCGCATCGGCACCACGCTCCGCGTCGACGACACCTGCGCCGAGCTGGCCGACTTCCTCTCCTCGGAGCTCGCCGACATGGCCGCGGTGATGATGTACCCGGCCCCGCACGGCTCGGAGCACCTCCCCGAACACCGTCCGCCGCCCGAGCGGCACGGTCCGATCCTGCTGCGTATGGCGGGGGTCGCGGCCGTGCCCCATCTCCAGGACTATCTGGTGGAGATCAGCGCGATCGTGGGCGAACAGCTGCGCTACCGGCACGGGTCGAGCGTCCAGCGCTGTCTGGCGGGCGGCCGTCCGGTGGTGGAGAACCAGCTCAGCGCCGAGGAACTGAGCCGTTCCATACCGGACATGGAGCATTTTCCGGCCCATCGTGCGGTCGGCGTCCACTCCGACCTCGTCGTGCCGCTGACCGCCCGCGGCAATCTGATGGGAGTGGTCGTGCTCGTCAGGGTCGGGGACTCGCCGCCCTTCGAGCACCAGGACGTGGTGATGGCCCAGGACCTGGTGGGGCGCGCCGCGATCGGCCTCGACAACGCCCGCCGCTATGCCCGTGAGCACGGCATCGCGGTGGAACTGCAACGCGCGCTGCTCACCGAAGGGCTGTGCCCCCACCCCGGGATCGAGGTGGCCACGCGCTATCTGCCCGCAGGGGACAGCGCGTTGGTGGGCGGTGACTGGTACGACGTCATACCGATGCCCCGGCGTCGCACGCTGCTCGCCATGGGCGATGTGATGGGCCACGGCGTCGAGGCCGCCGTGGCCATGAGCCACTACCGGGCCATGCTGCGCGTCGTGGCCGCCGAGGACCTGCCGCCGCACACCGTGCTGGAACACCTCGACGAACTGATCACCCGCTCCGGCACCGACCGTCCCGCCACCTGTCTGCTCGTCCTGGCCGATCCGCCGAGCGGTGAGTGCCTGTACACCAGCGCCGGCCATCTGCCGCCCGCGATCCTGGACGCCGACGACAGGGTGAGCCTGTTCCCCGTCCCGGTGGGCCCGCCCCTGGGCACCGGGTTCGGCGGCTACGAGACGGTCACCGGCTGCTGCGCTCCCGACCGGACCCTGCTCCTCTACACCGACGGCCTGGTGGAGCGCCGGGAACAGGACGTCGACGAGTGGCTGGGCCGCCTCACCCGCCAGCGCCTCCCCAGCAGCCGCTCACTCGAAGACCAGCTGGCCGTCCTCCTGGCCGGTCTCGTCCCGGGCGGCACGGCGGAGGACGATGTGGCGGTACTGGCGGCACGGCTGCGTCCCTAG